One segment of Setaria viridis chromosome 4, Setaria_viridis_v4.0, whole genome shotgun sequence DNA contains the following:
- the LOC117851963 gene encoding E3 ubiquitin-protein ligase GW2 isoform X1 yields the protein MPCFLPSISPLPPQLKKRSQPHSTILVSFHTSIDHAEPELRLRQKAINHGSPRKRTVGMGNVVSGVQIRRRLPAVEERLTRPRRLVRELPDLDAGRLHRLIRSGDLAPCFDPAEDAGDGQAEECPICFYFYPSLNRSKCCGKGICTECFLQLMPSKTSNAVHCPFCKIKFYAIEYRGAHTTSEKKTKQEGEQNVNETKLKEHSKSRIAGENIHP from the exons ATGCCTTGCTTCCTTCCCTCCATTTCTCCTTTGCCTCCTCAGCTGAAAAAGCGCAGCCAGCCACACTCCACGATCCTCGTCTCCTTCCACACCAGCATCGATCATGCAGAACCAGAACTGCGGCTGCGGCAAAAGGCTATAAACCACGGCTCCCCTCGCAAGCGCACCGTCGGCATGGGCAACGTTGTCTCGGGCGTGCAGATCCGGCGGCGGCTTCCTGCGGTGGAGGAGCGCCTcacgcggccgcgccgcctcgtcCGGGAGCTTCCCGACCTCGACGCCGGCCGCCTGCATCGCCTCATCCGCAGTGGCGACCTCGCGCCGTGCTTCGACCCAgccgaggacgccggcgacggccaAGCGGAGGAATGCCCAATTTGCTTCTAC TTCTATCCGAGTCTGAATAGATCCAAGTGCTGCGGCAAAGGGATCTGCACTG AATGCTTCTTACAGCTGATGCCGTCCAAGACTTCTAACGCTGTCCA CTGCCCTTTCTGCAAAATCAAGTTTTACGCAATTGAATACCGAGGCGCTCACACAACAAGTGAGAAGAAAACTAAACAAGAG GGAGAACAAAACGTCAATGAGACTAAATTGAAAGAACACTCGAAATCTCGGATTGCCGGCGAAAATATTCATCCTTAG
- the LOC117851229 gene encoding very-long-chain aldehyde decarbonylase GL1-3 has translation MGSPLASWPWASLGSYKYLLYGPLVAKAAHAWRETGSPPLDSWCLHLLLLLALRSLTFQLWFSYGNMLFFTRRRRVVKDGVDFRQIDAEWDWDNLVILQTLIAAMVANSPAFPGVPELRAWDPRGWALALLLHVTVSEPAFYWAHRALHRVPLLSQYHAKHHSSPVTQPFTAGFGTPLEALILTAAMVAPLAGAFTAGAGSVSLVYAHVLLFDYLRCMGYSNVEVISHRAFAAVPALRYLIYTPTYLSLHHREKDCNFCLFMPLFDALGGTINSRSWELQKEVDQGMNDRVPDFVFLAHVVDVVSSMHVPFGFRSCSSLPFSTHLVLLPLWPLAFAFMVLQWFCSKTFTVSFYFLHGRLHQTWSVPRYGFQYFIPSAKKGINRQIELAILRADKMGVKVISLAALNKNEALNGGGTLFVSKHPNLRVRVVHGNTLTAAVILNEIPSNVKEVFLTGATSKLGRAIALYLCRKKIRVLMLTVSTERFLKIQREAPAESQQFLVQVTKYQAAQSCKTWIVGKWLSPREQRWAPAGTHFHQFVVPPIIGFRRDCTYGKLAAMRLPKDVEGLGCCEYTMERGVVHACHAGGVVHCLEGWEHHEVGAIDVDRIDVVWKAALKHGLTPA, from the exons ATGGGTTCTCCGTTGGCTTCCTGGCCATGGGCAAGCCTCGGCTCCTACAAG TACCTGCTGTACGGGCCTCTGGTGGCGAAGGCGGCGCACGCGTGGAGGGAGACGGGGAGCCCGCCGCTGGACTCGTGGTGCCTccacctgctgctcctcctggCGCTCCGGTCGCTCACCTTCCAGCTCTGGTTCTCCTACGGCAACATGCTCTTcttcacccgccgccgccgcgtcgtcaaGGACGGCGTCGACTTCCGCCAGATCGACGCCGAGTGGGACTG GGATAACCTGGTGATCCTGCAGACCCTGATCGCGGCCATGGTGGCCAACAGCCCGGCGTTCCCGGGCGTGCCGGAGCTCCGCGCGTGGGACCCGCGCGGGTGGGCCCTGGCGCTGCTCCTGCACGTGACCGTCTCGGAGCCGGCCTTCTACTGGGCCCACAGGGCGCTGCACCGGGTCCCGCTCCTCAGCCAGTACCACGCCAAGCACCACTCGTCCCCCGTCACCCAGCCGTTCACAG CCGGGTTCGGCACGCCGCTGGAGGCGCTGATCCtgacggcggcgatggtggcCCCGCTGGCCGGCGCcttcaccgccggcgccgggtccGTGAGCCTGGTCTACGCGCACGTCCTCCTCTTCGACTACCTCCGGTGCATGGGGTACAGCAACGTGGAGGTCATCTCCCACAGGGCcttcgccgccgtccccgccctcAGATACCTCATCTACACCCCGAC GTATTTGAGCCTGCATCACAGGGAGAAGGACTGCAATTTCTGCCTGTTCATGCCCCTGTTCGACGCCCTCGGCGGGACCATCAACTCCAGATCCTGGGAGCTTCAGAAGGAGGTCGACCAAG GGATGAACGACCGGGTGCCGGACTTCGTGTTCCTGGCGCACGTGGTGGACGTGGTGTCGTCGATGCACGTGCCCTTCGGGTTCCGCTCCTGCAGCTCGCTGCCCTTCTCGACCCACCTCGTGCTGCTGCCGCTCTGGCCCCTCGCCTTCGCCTTCATGGTCCTCCAGTGGTTCTGCTCCAAGACCTTCACCGTCAGCTTCTACTTCCTCCACGGCCGGCTCCACCAGACCTGGAGCGTCCCCAGATACGGCTTCCAG TACTTCATTCCATCGGCGAAGAAGGGCATCAACCGGCAGATCGAGCTGGCCATTCTGAGGGCGGACAAGATGGGCGTCAAAGTGATCAGCCTTGCTGCGCTCAACAAG AACGAGGCGCTCAATGGCGGCGGCACCCTGTTCGTGAGCAAGCACCCCAACCTGAGGGTGAGGGTGGTGCATGGCAACACCCTGACGGCGGCCGTGATCCTCAACGAGATCCCCAGCAACGTGAAGGAGGTGTTCCTGACCGGCGCGACGTCCAAGCTCGGCAGGGCCATCGCGCTCTACCTCTGCAGGAAGAAGATCAGGGTCCTG ATGCTGACGGTGTCGACGGAGAGGTTCCTGAAGATCCAGAGGGAGGCGCCGGCCGAGTCCCAGCAGTTCCTCGTGCAGGTCACCAAGTACCAGGCTGCGCAGAGCTGCAAG ACATGGATCGTGGGCAAGTGGCTGTCGCCGCGGGAGCAgcggtgggcgccggcgggcaCCCACTTCCACCAGTTCGTGGTGCCCCCCATCATCGGCTTCCGGCGTGACTGCACCTACGGCAAGCTCGCCGCCATGAGGCTCCCCAAGGACGTCGAGGGCCTCGGCTGCTGCGAGTACACCATGGAGCGCGGGGTGGTGCACGCgtgccacgccggcggcgtcgtgcACTGCCTGGAAGGGTGGGAGCACCACGAGGTGGGCGCCATCGACGTCGACCGGATCGACGTCGTCTGGAAGGCCGCGCTCAAGCACGGCCTCACGCCGGCGTGA
- the LOC117853727 gene encoding putative GDP-L-fucose synthase 2 gives MPSHGTPPHATANDGTASFLADKSAKVFLAGHRGMLGSAVHRRLTALGFTDIVGRTRAELDLTCEAAVRKFFDAERPRYVILAAGKVGGLHASAAAPVDFMTENLRITTNVLTAARLCGTVRKLLFLATSAVYAVDAPQPIPESALLAGPPAPGNEWYAIPKIVGIKMCQAYRAELGMDAIVAAPNNLYGPREPFPPENSHVIPALIRRFHHAKAAGAAEVVVWGSGLQLREFTHAHDAADAVVLLMDRYSGAEHVNVGSGREVTVRELAEMVREVVGYEGRVVWDTSRPDGVMRRLLDSSKMRAMGWEPKVELKDGLKKLYEGYLRDCATNLKE, from the exons ATGCCTTCCCACGGGACTCCGCCACATGCTACTGCCAACGATGGCACGGCGTCTTTCCTCGCCGACAAGTCGGCTAAGGTCTTCCTCGCCGGCCACAGAGGCATGCTGGGCTCCGCCGTGCACCGCCGCCTCACCGCGCTGGGCTTCACCGACATCGTCGGCCGCACCCGCGCCGAGCTGGACCTCACCTGCGAGGCCGCGGTGCGCAAGTTCTTCGACGCCGAGCGGCCCCGCTACGTGATCCTCGCCGCGGGCAAGGTGGGCGGCCTCCACGCTAGCGCCGCCGCACCGGTGGACTTCATGACCGAGAACCTCCGCATCACCACCAACGtcctcaccgccgcccgcctctgCGGCACCGTCCGCAAGCTGCTCTTCCTCGCCACCTCCGCCGTCTACGCCGTCGACGCCCCCCAGCCCATCCCGGAGTCCGCGCTCCTCGCCGGCCCTCCGGCGCCGGGGAACGAGTG GTACGCGATCCCCAAGATCGTGGGCATCAAGATGTGCCAGGCGTACCGGGCGGAGCTCGGCATGGACGCCATCGTGGCGGCGCCCAACAACCTGTACGGGCCGCGGGAGCCGTTCCCGCCGGAGAACTCCCACGTCATCCCGGCGCTGATCCGCCGGTTCCACCAcgccaaggccgccggcgccgccgaggtcgtCGTCTGGGGCTCCGGCCTCCAGCTGCGCGAGTTCACGCACGCCCATGACGCCGCGGACGCCGTCGTGCTGCTCATGGACAGGTACTCCGGGGCCGAGCACGTCAACGTCGGGAGCGGCCGCGAGGTGACGGTGCGCGAGCTCGCGGAGATGGTGAGGGAGGTGGTCGGGTACGAGGGCCGGGTCGTCTGGGACACGAGCCGCCCCGACGGCGTGATGAGGCGGCTGCTGGATAGCTCCAAGATGAGGGCGATGGGGTGGGAGCCCAAGGTGGAGCTGAAGGATGGGCTGAAGAAGCTGTACGAGGGTTACCTGCGTGACTGCGCCACGAACTTGAAAGAATGA
- the LOC117851289 gene encoding probable GDP-L-fucose synthase 1 — translation MGTVTAADPHPSFLADKDAKVFVAGHRGLVGSAILRRLLSLGFTSVVARTHAELDLTRQADVEAFFAAERPRYVVLAAAKVGGIHANSTFPADFIAANLQIQTNVVDAALRCGSVRKLLFLGSSCIYPKFAPQPITEGALLSGPLEPTNEWYAVAKIAGIKMCQAYRIQHGLDAVSAMPTNLYGPHDNFHPENSHVLPALIRRFHEAKACDAPEVVVWGSGSPLREFLHVDDLADAVIFLMDHYSGLEHVNVGSGSEVTIKELAELVKEVVGFQGKLVWDSSKPDGTPRKLMDSSKIQGMGWKPKIELKEGLVETYKWYVENVVSDKK, via the exons ATGGgcaccgtcaccgccgccg ATCCGCACCCCTCCTTCCTCGCCGACAAGGACGCCAAGGTCTTCGTCGCCGGGCACCGGGGCCTCGTCGGGTCCGCGatcctgcgccgcctcctctcgcTCGGCTTCACCTCCGTCGTCGCCCGCAcccacgccgagctcgacctCACCCGCCAGGCCGACGTCGAGGCCTTCTTCGCCGCCGAGCGGCCGCGCTACGTCGTCCTCGCGGCGGCAAAGGTCGGCGGCATCCACGCCAACTCCACCTTCCCCGCCGACTTCATCGCCGCCAACCTCCAGATCCAGACCAACGTCGTCGACGCCGCGCTGCGCTGCGGCTCCGTCCGCAAGCTCCTCTTCCTCGGATCCTCCTGCATCTACCCCAAGTTCGCGCCGCAGCCCATCACGGAGGGCGCGCTCCTCTCCGGCCCGCTCGAGCCCACCAACGAGTGGTACGCCGTCGCCAAGATCGCCGGCATCAAGATGTGCCAGGCGTATCGCATCCAGCACGGCCTCGACGCCGTCTCCGCCATGCCCACCAACCTCTACGGCCCGCACGACAACTTCCACCCGGAGAACTCGCACGTCCTGCCCGCGCTCATCCGCAGGTTCCACGAGGCCAAGGCGTGCGACGCCCCCGAGGTCGTCGTCTGGGGCTCTGGCTCGCCGCTGCGGGAGTTCCTGCACGTTGATGACCTCGCTGACGCGGTCATCTTCCTCATGGATCACTACTCCGGGCTGGAGCATGTCAATGTGGGGAGTGGGAGCGAGGTCACCATCAAGGAGCTCGCTGAGCTGGTGAaggaggtggtggggttccaGGGGAAGCTGGTGTGGGACTCCAGCAAGCCGGACGGCACACCCAGGAAGCTCATGGATAGCTCCAAGATACAAGGGATGGGGTGGAAGCCCAAGATTGAACTCAAGGAGGGCCTCGTCGAAACCTACAAATGGTATGTTGAGAATGTCGTCTCGGACAAGAAGTAG
- the LOC117851963 gene encoding uncharacterized protein isoform X2, translated as MPCFLPSISPLPPQLKKRSQPHSTILVSFHTSIDHAEPELRLRQKAINHGSPRKRTVGMGNVVSGVQIRRRLPAVEERLTRPRRLVRELPDLDAGRLHRLIRSGDLAPCFDPAEDAGDGQAEECPICFYFYPSLNRSKCCGKGICTECFLQLMPSKTSNAVHAAALSAKSSFTQLNTEALTQQVRRKLNKRENKTSMRLN; from the exons ATGCCTTGCTTCCTTCCCTCCATTTCTCCTTTGCCTCCTCAGCTGAAAAAGCGCAGCCAGCCACACTCCACGATCCTCGTCTCCTTCCACACCAGCATCGATCATGCAGAACCAGAACTGCGGCTGCGGCAAAAGGCTATAAACCACGGCTCCCCTCGCAAGCGCACCGTCGGCATGGGCAACGTTGTCTCGGGCGTGCAGATCCGGCGGCGGCTTCCTGCGGTGGAGGAGCGCCTcacgcggccgcgccgcctcgtcCGGGAGCTTCCCGACCTCGACGCCGGCCGCCTGCATCGCCTCATCCGCAGTGGCGACCTCGCGCCGTGCTTCGACCCAgccgaggacgccggcgacggccaAGCGGAGGAATGCCCAATTTGCTTCTAC TTCTATCCGAGTCTGAATAGATCCAAGTGCTGCGGCAAAGGGATCTGCACTG AATGCTTCTTACAGCTGATGCCGTCCAAGACTTCTAACGCTGTCCA TGCAGCTGCCCTTTCTGCAAAATCAAGTTTTACGCAATTGAATACCGAGGCGCTCACACAACAAGTGAGAAGAAAACTAAACAAGAG GGAGAACAAAACGTCAATGAGACTAAATTGA